From the genome of Methanobrevibacter millerae, one region includes:
- a CDS encoding flavodoxin, protein MANVLIAYFSASGVTKGIAEKIADENGYDIFEIVPEEIYTPADLDWTDKNSRSTKEMNDKSFRPPIAETVDVSGYDTVVIGFPVWWYTAPTIINTFIESVDLKGKTIKLFCTSGGSGIDKCVSDLADAYPELSFAKGMRFTGDVSRAKEWIEG, encoded by the coding sequence ATGGCAAATGTTTTAATTGCATATTTCTCAGCAAGCGGCGTTACAAAAGGCATCGCCGAAAAGATAGCTGATGAAAACGGTTATGATATCTTTGAAATCGTTCCAGAAGAGATATACACTCCGGCGGATTTGGATTGGACAGACAAGAACTCAAGGTCAACTAAGGAGATGAATGACAAGTCATTCCGCCCTCCAATCGCTGAAACAGTTGATGTAAGTGGCTATGATACTGTCGTAATCGGGTTTCCGGTATGGTGGTATACGGCACCTACAATCATCAATACTTTCATTGAAAGCGTTGACTTAAAGGGAAAAACGATAAAGCTTTTCTGCACTTCCGGAGGATCAGGAATAGATAAATGCGTAAGCGACCTGGCTGATGCATACCCGGAACTCAGCTTCGCAAAAGGAATGAGATTTACGGGTGACGTTTCAAGAGCAAAAGAATGGATTGAGGGATAA
- a CDS encoding flavodoxin family protein, whose product MAKKVVVISSSPRKGGNSDTLCDEFVKGAVDGGNEAVKYFLEDFEFGSCKACMACKTPERECFQEDELSIILDDMMAADVIVYATPIYYYSMTGTLKRFFDRCYPIFNHLKDKDYYIITSAGSSNGNALTGIRDFIGFSQNPTEKAVFTVIGDVSSQDDLKSEVYDAGKSC is encoded by the coding sequence ATGGCAAAAAAAGTAGTGGTAATCAGCTCTTCACCTAGAAAGGGCGGAAACTCAGACACGTTATGCGATGAATTCGTTAAAGGAGCAGTCGACGGCGGAAATGAAGCGGTCAAGTATTTCCTTGAAGACTTTGAATTCGGCTCATGCAAGGCGTGCATGGCCTGTAAAACCCCTGAAAGGGAATGTTTCCAGGAGGATGAACTGTCCATAATACTAGATGACATGATGGCGGCTGACGTTATAGTCTATGCCACGCCGATATATTACTATTCAATGACCGGAACACTGAAAAGGTTCTTTGACAGGTGTTATCCGATTTTCAATCATTTGAAGGACAAGGATTACTATATCATTACCTCAGCAGGTTCATCAAATGGAAATGCCTTAACTGGAATTCGTGATTTCATAGGCTTTTCTCAAAATCCGACAGAAAAAGCGGTATTCACGGTTATCGGGGACGTTTCATCACAGGATGATTTAAAATCTGAAGTGTATGATGCAGGTAAATCCTGCTGA
- a CDS encoding ATP-binding protein: protein MKYKIFLSSTREFEKERNFIKQEIENDYLLNRFFEIFAFEQKSASGDSPEKLYCEEVVNSDIYVGLIGSDYGSILESGISPTELEYDLYNKAHNDALIYIKNANFRDDKTNEFIKKVSNEHSYQRFNDQYGLFKQVRRSLGDFILKNLKNYKSFDSEILSNSSCDDVDVEALELFFNVLDYNPIEKIRDEKGLTKVLSTIKAGDYENGEFRLNNSGALFFAKDISKFNIAHEVKMVRFFDNEGIKTFEKTELNSSLLKILKEAETFFYKVTINISEINGFERETTHEYPFEAIREALVNALAHRDYSITTAPITFYIYNDRIEITSPGRLVYPLKVSDLEDNDPVHRNELICNIFSKTKYMEHVGTGIRRMKDAMINHGLNEPEFIESGEFFKVIFWLNSSDNILNSRQKMLLRLNIDEINKTEYMKLFDVSVNTASSDLNQLVGYGYFDRIKNGRAVIFKRK, encoded by the coding sequence ATGAAATATAAAATTTTTCTAAGTAGTACCAGAGAATTTGAAAAAGAAAGGAATTTCATTAAACAGGAAATCGAAAATGATTATTTATTAAATCGATTTTTTGAAATTTTTGCATTTGAGCAAAAATCTGCATCAGGAGATTCTCCAGAAAAATTGTACTGTGAAGAGGTTGTTAATTCAGATATTTACGTTGGTTTAATTGGTTCGGATTATGGGAGTATATTGGAATCCGGAATATCTCCTACGGAACTTGAATATGATTTGTATAATAAAGCTCATAATGATGCTTTAATTTATATTAAAAATGCTAATTTCAGGGATGATAAAACAAATGAATTCATTAAAAAAGTTAGTAATGAGCACAGTTATCAAAGATTTAATGATCAATATGGATTATTTAAACAGGTTCGTAGAAGTTTAGGTGATTTCATCCTTAAAAATTTAAAAAACTATAAATCATTTGACTCAGAGATATTATCTAATTCATCATGTGATGATGTTGATGTGGAAGCATTAGAATTATTTTTTAATGTTTTAGATTATAATCCTATTGAAAAAATAAGGGATGAAAAAGGTTTAACAAAAGTATTATCAACTATCAAAGCAGGAGATTATGAAAATGGTGAGTTCAGATTAAATAATAGTGGCGCATTATTCTTTGCTAAAGATATATCTAAATTTAATATTGCTCATGAAGTTAAAATGGTTCGTTTTTTTGATAATGAAGGAATAAAAACGTTTGAAAAAACCGAATTAAATTCTTCATTATTAAAAATTTTGAAAGAAGCAGAAACATTTTTCTATAAGGTAACAATCAATATTTCTGAAATTAATGGATTTGAACGAGAAACTACTCATGAATATCCTTTTGAAGCTATTAGGGAAGCATTAGTCAATGCTTTAGCCCATAGGGATTATTCTATAACTACTGCTCCAATTACATTTTACATTTATAATGATAGGATTGAAATTACAAGTCCCGGACGTTTAGTATATCCATTAAAAGTTTCTGATTTGGAAGATAATGATCCAGTCCATAGAAATGAGCTTATATGCAATATATTTTCAAAAACAAAGTATATGGAACATGTAGGTACTGGTATTCGCAGAATGAAAGATGCAATGATTAATCATGGTTTAAATGAACCTGAATTCATTGAATCCGGTGAATTTTTTAAAGTAATTTTCTGGTTAAATTCGAGTGATAATATTCTTAATTCAAGACAAAAAATGCTTTTAAGATTGAATATTGATGAAATCAATAAAACGGAGTATATGAAATTATTTGATGTTTCTGTAAATACTGCATCTTCGGATTTAAATCAATTGGTTGGATACGGCTATTTTGATAGAATTAAAAATGGCCGTGCCGTTATTTTCAAAAGAAAATAA
- a CDS encoding toll/interleukin-1 receptor domain-containing protein — MRLGERINGLFKKRDDEINADIMEEDNGGFVFISHSHKDIKKVRKIRNMMEHSGFEPICFFLKCLTDDDEVEDLIKREIDAREWFVYVDSPNSRKSKWVKTERDYIESIGSKKVINVKLDSNAPMESVSKILSKGLTIFISYCAKDGEIVWSLYHKLVEKEFRVFCAPLSLEEDSYVEEIIDNMECACELGLILAVFSKDSVNSSYFKREIDTAFGSNGLIVPLYIGDVTDNLPEEYELYLGDVDGIEVEGEITEEVLDDVAEQIAVIARDLIQSQLDELD; from the coding sequence ATGAGATTAGGTGAGAGGATTAATGGCTTATTTAAAAAAAGGGATGATGAAATTAATGCAGATATTATGGAAGAGGATAACGGGGGTTTCGTATTCATTTCCCACTCCCACAAGGACATTAAAAAAGTCCGCAAGATTAGAAACATGATGGAGCATTCCGGATTTGAGCCGATATGCTTCTTTTTGAAATGCCTTACCGATGATGATGAGGTTGAAGATTTAATCAAGCGTGAAATCGATGCAAGGGAATGGTTCGTTTATGTCGACAGCCCAAATTCCCGGAAGTCCAAGTGGGTTAAAACGGAAAGGGACTACATAGAATCGATTGGAAGCAAAAAGGTCATAAACGTGAAACTGGATTCAAACGCACCGATGGAAAGCGTTTCAAAAATCCTATCTAAAGGATTGACGATTTTCATCAGTTATTGTGCTAAGGACGGTGAAATCGTATGGTCGCTATATCACAAGCTGGTTGAAAAGGAATTTCGGGTTTTCTGCGCTCCTCTTTCACTTGAAGAGGATTCTTATGTGGAGGAAATAATTGACAATATGGAGTGTGCATGTGAATTGGGACTGATTCTTGCGGTCTTTTCTAAGGATTCCGTTAATTCCTCATACTTTAAAAGGGAAATTGACACTGCTTTTGGCAGCAATGGATTAATAGTTCCCCTCTACATTGGTGATGTTACGGATAATCTGCCTGAGGAGTATGAATTATATCTTGGTGATGTGGATGGCATTGAGGTTGAAGGCGAGATTACAGAAGAGGTCCTTGATGATGTTGCAGAGCAAATTGCAGTCATTGCACGAGACCTAATTCAGTCACAGCTGGATGAGCTTGATTGA
- a CDS encoding acyltransferase, with translation MKTKKERIFYYDLLRAFAIIAVIICHVDHFFGPLTTQAQVIAQLTFHDIGDIGVPIFLMISGALLLNREYPSLGAFLKKRFARIIYPFIFWIILILGQLYLHGYNSKFIWNVFIGEPSITWYFWTLIGIYLFIPIINSFVKDYKLKGVEYFLAIWSFIMILNTFHSYPLWMYFNLDMFAGFVGYPLLGYYLANKKFKLSDKSMCILGLLILLVSLAVFVYFNYSKIDLLSPRYLNITNIFMGIGMFLFIMYLDKLNVFNTIKDNFIGKAIISLSVCSYGMYFSHVIVVKALSYHNPGSNLLFPLMFVLIVFLSWLIPYIMSKIPYLKIVSGV, from the coding sequence ATGAAAACCAAAAAAGAAAGAATCTTCTATTACGATTTACTAAGAGCTTTTGCAATAATAGCTGTTATAATCTGTCATGTAGATCACTTTTTTGGACCTTTAACAACACAAGCACAGGTAATAGCTCAATTAACCTTCCACGACATTGGAGACATCGGTGTGCCAATTTTCCTAATGATTAGTGGAGCATTACTATTAAACAGAGAGTATCCAAGTCTGGGAGCTTTCCTGAAAAAGAGATTTGCCAGAATCATCTATCCATTCATCTTTTGGATAATATTAATTCTGGGCCAGCTTTATCTCCATGGATACAACTCAAAATTCATCTGGAACGTTTTCATCGGAGAGCCTTCAATCACATGGTATTTCTGGACATTAATAGGTATCTACCTTTTCATTCCAATTATTAACTCATTCGTAAAGGATTACAAGCTAAAAGGAGTTGAATACTTTTTAGCAATCTGGTCTTTCATCATGATTTTAAACACTTTCCACAGCTATCCCTTATGGATGTATTTCAACCTGGACATGTTTGCAGGCTTTGTCGGATACCCATTGCTCGGATATTACCTGGCCAACAAGAAATTCAAGTTAAGTGATAAAAGCATGTGCATTCTGGGATTATTAATACTATTAGTTTCACTGGCTGTTTTCGTATACTTTAATTATTCAAAAATCGATTTGTTGTCACCAAGATATCTCAACATTACAAACATATTCATGGGAATCGGCATGTTCCTATTCATCATGTATCTTGATAAATTAAACGTGTTTAACACAATAAAAGACAATTTCATTGGAAAAGCAATCATTTCCTTAAGTGTCTGCAGTTACGGCATGTACTTTTCACACGTAATAGTCGTTAAGGCACTATCCTACCATAATCCAGGATCAAACCTGCTCTTCCCTTTGATGTTCGTGTTAATAGTATTTTTAAGCTGGCTAATACCATACATCATGAGCAAGATTCCGTATTTAAAAATTGTTAGCGGTGTTTAA
- a CDS encoding adenosylhomocysteinase gives MSKVKDMSLAPEGVRKIEWVQKHMPVLEHIKKEYEETQPFKGITIGSCLHLEPKTINLGLTLMAGGAEVAMTGCNPLSTHDDAVAGAADLGLNVYGWREQDDEEYYQTINMVLDHKPDIIIDDGADMIMVLHNERKELLSHIKGACEETTTGVHRLQAMHADGALKFPVIAVNDAYTKYLFDNRYGTGQSSFDAIMGTTNMVIAGKTVVVCGYGWCGRGLALRAAGLGADVIVTEVDPIRALEARMDGYRVMTIREAVKQADLIITVTGNADIICGDDFKYMKDGCMLANSGHFNVEINRFDLEAISSEVKEVRESIEEFTTKDGRKLYLLADGRLVNLSAARGQGHPAEIMDMSFAVQALSAKHILENDLSVGVTKAPDEIDYNVATMKLKAMGIEIDSLTDKQKAYMANWQEGT, from the coding sequence ATGAGTAAAGTAAAGGATATGTCTCTTGCGCCGGAAGGTGTCAGGAAAATCGAATGGGTTCAAAAACACATGCCTGTTTTGGAACACATCAAAAAGGAATACGAAGAAACCCAACCATTTAAAGGGATTACTATTGGGTCATGTTTACACTTGGAACCTAAAACAATCAATTTGGGATTAACATTAATGGCTGGTGGAGCTGAAGTTGCTATGACCGGATGCAATCCACTGTCCACTCACGACGATGCAGTGGCAGGGGCTGCTGATTTAGGTTTAAATGTCTACGGGTGGAGAGAACAGGATGATGAAGAATATTATCAGACCATTAACATGGTGCTTGACCACAAGCCTGATATAATCATCGACGACGGAGCAGATATGATTATGGTTCTTCACAACGAAAGAAAAGAGCTGTTGAGCCATATTAAAGGAGCATGTGAAGAAACCACAACTGGTGTGCACAGATTGCAGGCAATGCATGCTGACGGGGCGTTAAAATTCCCTGTAATCGCAGTTAATGACGCTTACACAAAATACTTATTCGACAACAGATATGGTACTGGACAGTCCAGTTTTGACGCTATAATGGGAACCACCAACATGGTAATCGCAGGTAAAACCGTTGTGGTCTGTGGATATGGCTGGTGTGGCCGTGGACTTGCGTTAAGGGCAGCAGGGTTAGGTGCCGATGTCATCGTAACCGAAGTCGATCCAATCAGAGCTTTAGAAGCAAGAATGGATGGATACAGGGTAATGACCATCCGCGAAGCCGTAAAACAGGCTGACTTGATTATTACTGTAACTGGAAACGCAGACATTATCTGTGGTGATGACTTCAAATACATGAAAGATGGCTGTATGCTCGCAAACTCAGGACACTTCAACGTTGAAATTAATAGGTTTGATTTGGAAGCCATTTCAAGTGAAGTTAAAGAGGTAAGGGAAAGTATCGAAGAATTTACTACTAAAGACGGACGTAAGCTTTATTTATTGGCTGATGGCCGTTTGGTTAACTTGTCAGCAGCACGTGGACAGGGACACCCTGCTGAAATCATGGACATGAGCTTTGCCGTACAGGCATTGTCCGCAAAACATATTCTTGAAAATGATTTATCTGTTGGGGTAACCAAGGCTCCTGATGAAATTGATTACAATGTCGCAACCATGAAGTTAAAAGCAATGGGAATCGAAATCGATTCATTAACTGACAAACAGAAAGCTTATATGGCAAACTGGCAGGAAGGAACATAA
- the metK gene encoding methionine adenosyltransferase has protein sequence MSEVHRTFTSESVTQGHPDKVADIISDAILDAYMMQDKNSHVACETCVTTDFCMVFGEITSTADISDEEIEKIIRDTIIEIGYDNPDLEFDGHKCEVVNRLHSQSPDINQGVDRGDDESGAGDQGMMFGFATNETESLMPYPIDLARKLTNKLTELRESGEIPYLRPDGKAQVSVNYDGEGNVVSLDAVVLSTQHDETMSDNQEQLKEDIREKLFKAVIPNELMTEDTKEHINPTGKFEIGGPHGDAGLTGRKIIVDTYGGYARHGGGAFSGKDCTKVDRSACYMARYIAKNIVASGLAEKSEIQLSYAIGVAEPTSIMVDTFGTGADIGDKAMEEIVRENFKLTPDGIIETLNLRDTGYKQTAKYGHFGIEGLPWEETDKIEDLKKYIKD, from the coding sequence ATGAGTGAAGTACACAGAACATTCACATCAGAATCTGTAACCCAAGGGCATCCTGATAAGGTTGCTGACATTATTTCTGATGCAATATTGGACGCATACATGATGCAGGATAAAAATTCACACGTAGCATGTGAAACCTGTGTAACAACAGACTTTTGTATGGTATTTGGTGAAATAACATCCACTGCAGATATATCTGATGAAGAAATAGAAAAAATCATAAGGGACACAATCATTGAAATCGGATACGATAATCCTGATTTGGAATTTGATGGCCATAAATGTGAAGTCGTAAACAGACTCCATTCACAATCTCCTGATATTAATCAGGGCGTAGACCGTGGAGATGATGAATCAGGAGCCGGAGACCAGGGTATGATGTTCGGTTTCGCAACTAATGAAACGGAATCATTAATGCCTTATCCAATTGACTTAGCACGTAAATTAACTAATAAGTTAACAGAACTTAGAGAAAGCGGTGAAATCCCATATTTAAGGCCTGATGGTAAAGCACAGGTATCTGTTAATTATGATGGGGAAGGCAATGTCGTTTCATTGGATGCAGTAGTTTTGTCAACCCAGCATGATGAAACAATGTCAGACAATCAGGAACAATTAAAAGAAGACATTCGTGAAAAGCTCTTTAAAGCAGTCATTCCGAATGAATTAATGACTGAAGATACCAAAGAACACATTAATCCGACCGGAAAATTTGAAATAGGTGGTCCTCACGGAGATGCAGGCCTCACTGGCCGTAAAATCATCGTGGACACCTATGGTGGTTATGCTCGCCATGGGGGAGGAGCCTTCTCAGGAAAAGACTGCACTAAAGTGGACAGAAGTGCATGTTATATGGCAAGATACATTGCAAAAAATATTGTAGCAAGCGGTCTTGCTGAAAAATCTGAAATCCAGCTATCTTATGCAATAGGAGTAGCAGAACCGACTTCCATTATGGTAGATACCTTTGGAACCGGAGCAGATATTGGAGATAAGGCGATGGAAGAAATCGTACGTGAAAACTTTAAATTAACTCCTGATGGAATCATTGAAACTCTAAATTTAAGAGATACTGGCTATAAACAAACGGCTAAATATGGTCATTTCGGTATTGAAGGTCTTCCTTGGGAAGAAACGGATAAAATTGAAGATTTAAAGAAATATATTAAAGACTAA
- a CDS encoding coenzyme F420-0:L-glutamate ligase: MTEGTTPIKLRDLISSLCDLTCGSGDTGTPVIFIQGYFDNLADD, encoded by the coding sequence ATTACAGAAGGTACGACACCAATAAAATTAAGAGATTTAATCAGTTCTCTATGTGACTTGACCTGTGGTTCTGGAGATACGGGAACACCAGTTATATTCATTCAAGGATACTTCGATAATTTAGCAGACGACTAA
- a CDS encoding LicD family protein: protein MSMNENNTNYKDYDPDTLKHLQTVIMDIFKDFIEICDENDIQYFLHAGTTIGAVRHGGFIPWDDEIDVAMLREDYEKLLKILDKENGKYYISNLKKRFKIDDDNYTPKTLLCLKNTKLKQQEQECTLYDFGIYIDINVLDEIPEKKIERFLFIKTVYFVKFLIFLTHSVECDVYTSKTNEFIGHRIKFLFGHFNIPNIALKIFTKLIKKYQGKCEMLCSPGEGVWIERDFHKSCFNQALKVKFEDTCANIPVGYDEVLKVFYGNYMEIPPISERFNHNWKIIDFGEY from the coding sequence ATGTCCATGAATGAAAATAACACTAACTATAAAGATTATGACCCAGATACATTAAAACACTTGCAAACTGTAATAATGGATATATTTAAAGATTTTATTGAAATTTGTGATGAAAATGATATACAGTATTTTCTCCATGCGGGAACAACTATTGGTGCAGTACGTCATGGAGGATTTATCCCATGGGATGATGAAATTGATGTAGCTATGCTTAGAGAGGATTATGAGAAATTATTAAAAATTTTAGATAAAGAAAACGGAAAATATTATATATCAAACTTGAAAAAACGATTTAAAATTGATGATGACAATTATACTCCAAAAACATTACTCTGTTTAAAAAATACCAAATTAAAACAACAAGAACAAGAATGTACTCTATATGATTTTGGAATATATATCGATATTAATGTATTAGATGAAATTCCAGAAAAGAAGATTGAAAGATTTTTATTTATAAAAACAGTTTATTTTGTAAAATTCTTAATATTCCTTACTCATTCTGTTGAATGTGATGTATACACTTCCAAAACCAATGAATTTATAGGACACAGAATAAAATTTTTATTTGGACATTTTAATATTCCAAACATTGCTTTAAAAATATTTACTAAATTAATAAAAAAATATCAGGGAAAATGTGAAATGCTTTGTAGTCCGGGGGAAGGAGTTTGGATAGAAAGAGATTTCCATAAATCTTGCTTTAATCAGGCTTTAAAAGTTAAATTTGAAGACACATGTGCAAATATTCCTGTTGGATATGATGAAGTTTTAAAAGTTTTTTATGGTAATTATATGGAAATCCCACCTATTTCTGAAAGATTTAATCATAACTGGAAAATAATTGATTTTGGAGAATACTAG
- a CDS encoding acyltransferase family protein: MLRLKNRNNSLNLIRLILASFVLIYHSYFFLGFETNNYAYILRLAVPCFFVISGYLIISSAIKNDVKSYFKKRFARIYPAFLCSIIMTMILFAPLTFSINNSGTFDIISFLKDSDLIKFFIYSLPFGFQNLGTTLINTPATTWNGSAWTLKYEFGCYIVIAIIILLLNKLKILKKNYVKIIFGLYILLTILSILDFAINGKYNDNYFNKHLYTYAIYFLSIFLGGSTVYLISENLQTSWKILSIMLIFCFIIMRFMPYFIAMEICAIPMIYILLFISVKLKSPRWIQENDISYGIYIYAWPIQVVVACFWNTHSIPHNLLIYSFICMILTIIFATISWFLIEKPILDKIRG, encoded by the coding sequence ATGTTGAGATTAAAAAATAGAAATAATTCATTGAATTTAATAAGATTAATTTTAGCGTCTTTTGTTCTGATTTATCATTCTTATTTTTTTTTGGGATTTGAAACAAATAATTATGCATATATCCTAAGATTAGCAGTTCCTTGTTTCTTTGTTATTTCTGGTTATTTAATTATTTCATCTGCAATAAAAAATGATGTTAAATCTTACTTTAAAAAGCGTTTTGCTAGAATTTATCCTGCATTTTTGTGTTCAATAATTATGACAATGATTTTATTTGCTCCCCTAACATTTTCAATAAATAATAGTGGAACTTTTGATATAATTTCTTTTCTTAAAGATTCAGACTTAATTAAATTTTTCATATACTCCCTTCCATTTGGTTTTCAGAATTTAGGAACAACATTAATAAATACTCCTGCAACTACATGGAACGGTTCTGCATGGACATTAAAATATGAATTTGGATGTTACATTGTAATTGCAATTATAATATTGCTTTTAAATAAGTTAAAAATTTTAAAAAAAAATTATGTTAAAATTATATTTGGATTATATATCCTATTAACAATATTATCCATATTAGATTTTGCTATTAATGGAAAATACAATGATAATTATTTTAATAAGCATTTATATACTTATGCTATCTATTTCTTATCAATATTTCTAGGAGGATCAACAGTTTATCTAATAAGTGAGAATCTACAAACTTCATGGAAGATATTAAGTATAATGCTAATTTTTTGTTTTATAATAATGAGATTTATGCCTTATTTTATTGCTATGGAAATCTGCGCAATTCCTATGATATATATACTATTATTTATTTCAGTAAAATTAAAGTCACCACGATGGATACAGGAAAATGATATTTCTTACGGAATTTACATATATGCTTGGCCAATTCAAGTTGTAGTTGCATGTTTTTGGAATACACACTCAATTCCACACAATTTACTGATATATTCATTCATTTGCATGATTTTAACAATTATCTTTGCAACGATAAGTTGGTTTTTAATTGAAAAACCAATATTAGATAAAATACGGGGTTAA
- a CDS encoding capsular polysaccharide synthesis protein: MIKMENSLKQMSIHYLNLIKHHIKNHTITTMAVETILLGKNQKSYEIMGLCVEYKIKRQLKNKYYANLIEFDENYDENVFHEKSNKVWFCWFQGIENAPEIVKICYTSAKDNLKDKEVILITEENMFDYITFPQFIIEKWKKGIISNTHISDLLRLELLIKYGGLWLDATVFCSSSNIPDYINNSNLFFYQHLTLNKYARSTFNSSWLISAKSNNKVLLATRYLLYKYWEKNDYQIDYFILHHFMTIVLEFYPETWNKIVPVDNSTPHILQSKLFEIYDHSIWDSLQNSVCFHKLTYKFDDEKTNKNDTYYKKVLLNE; this comes from the coding sequence ATGATTAAAATGGAAAATTCTTTAAAACAAATGTCAATACATTATTTAAATCTAATAAAACACCATATTAAAAACCACACCATAACTACTATGGCTGTTGAAACAATATTATTAGGTAAAAATCAGAAATCATACGAAATAATGGGATTATGTGTTGAATACAAAATTAAAAGACAATTAAAAAATAAGTATTATGCAAATTTAATTGAATTCGATGAAAACTACGATGAAAATGTTTTTCATGAAAAATCCAATAAAGTGTGGTTTTGTTGGTTTCAAGGGATTGAAAATGCACCCGAAATTGTTAAAATTTGTTATACTTCTGCAAAAGATAACTTAAAAGATAAAGAAGTAATTCTAATTACAGAAGAAAACATGTTTGACTATATTACATTTCCACAGTTCATAATAGAAAAATGGAAAAAAGGAATCATATCAAATACCCATATCTCTGATTTACTTCGATTAGAATTATTAATAAAATATGGGGGATTATGGTTAGATGCTACTGTATTTTGTTCAAGTTCAAACATTCCAGATTATATAAATAATTCAAATTTATTTTTTTATCAACATTTAACTTTAAATAAATATGCTCGATCAACATTTAACTCAAGTTGGTTGATTAGTGCTAAAAGTAATAACAAGGTATTGCTAGCAACCAGATATCTTCTTTATAAATATTGGGAAAAAAATGATTATCAAATTGATTATTTTATTTTACATCATTTTATGACTATCGTCTTGGAGTTTTATCCTGAAACTTGGAACAAAATTGTTCCCGTGGACAATTCAACACCACATATATTACAGAGTAAGTTATTTGAAATATATGACCATTCAATTTGGGATTCACTTCAGAATAGTGTTTGTTTCCACAAATTAACATATAAATTTGATGATGAAAAAACAAATAAAAATGATACATATTATAAAAAAGTTTTATTAAATGAATAA
- a CDS encoding FkbM family methyltransferase: protein MKLKYLFDYFKYLENPFEALKFKFGVSENYTIKVKNIDSTVTLNNVKVLNHLMANLPKIKPDKIPNFLIYIKNRDNDDKYLEIGDIKFINIYNSDFIKNHGDEFYSHLIEFFTDDVFEILDYKGRHVVDIGGNIGDTPLFFAKAGADVISFEPIKHLYDLAVENVELNGDVKNKIILVNKAIGGKRGILHFDDSSIIEYVGNDQNHVMEVITISDLLEQFDFTPDILKMDCEGCEFEIILNSDLSMFNDIIFEHHQRIVDKDYNLLVNELKKQGFEIQLFELEGSDCKFEEQGMIYAHK from the coding sequence ATGAAACTTAAATATCTTTTTGATTATTTTAAATATTTAGAAAATCCGTTTGAAGCTCTAAAATTTAAATTTGGGGTTTCTGAAAATTACACCATTAAAGTTAAAAATATTGATTCAACAGTTACTTTAAATAATGTAAAAGTACTTAATCATTTAATGGCTAATTTACCAAAGATAAAACCAGATAAAATTCCTAATTTTTTAATTTATATTAAAAATAGAGATAATGATGATAAATATTTGGAGATTGGGGATATTAAATTTATTAATATATATAATTCTGATTTTATTAAAAATCATGGGGATGAATTTTATAGTCATTTAATAGAATTTTTCACTGATGATGTTTTTGAAATATTAGATTATAAAGGTAGGCATGTTGTTGACATTGGAGGTAATATTGGAGACACTCCTTTATTTTTTGCTAAAGCAGGTGCAGACGTTATTAGCTTTGAACCAATTAAACATTTATATGACTTAGCTGTTGAAAATGTTGAACTAAATGGAGATGTTAAAAACAAAATTATATTAGTTAATAAAGCAATTGGTGGGAAAAGAGGCATACTTCATTTTGATGATTCCTCAATTATTGAGTATGTGGGAAATGATCAGAATCATGTCATGGAAGTGATAACTATATCTGATTTATTAGAACAATTTGATTTTACACCAGATATTTTAAAAATGGATTGTGAAGGTTGTGAATTTGAAATTATATTAAACAGTGATTTATCCATGTTTAATGATATAATTTTTGAACATCATCAAAGAATTGTTGATAAAGATTATAATCTTCTTGTAAATGAACTCAAAAAACAAGGTTTTGAAATACAACTCTTCGAATTAGAAGGAAGTGATTGTAAATTTGAAGAACAAGGTATGATATATGCCCACAAATAG